Genomic window (Alnus glutinosa chromosome 9, dhAlnGlut1.1, whole genome shotgun sequence):
GGCACCGGAATACTGCCTGCGCTGGAATCTGGCAACAACCGGCCATCGTCGGTGGATGCCAGcagaccagattccggccatggtcagaagccTACTGAATCTGGCCAAAATGACCGAGATTTGGCCGGATTTGGATGGATCTGGTCACTGATCCAGCCGGATCAGGCCGGATCCGGAGGAATCTGGCTGGAATTAAGTATATTGGGAATGTACAGTACTAAGGGAATCATGTAAATATAAGGCATTTGAGGTGCACGATTCTGCCAATCGACCACCAATTGTTTTTAGAACGATGACAATTGCTGATAAGATTCAGAGTGGGCAGCGCGGTACGAAGCTTTTACCTGCTTTCCGAGGGGAATGAGACTTTTCCTTCTGGGCACTGCAGGAAATCAAAATGCCTCTTAACTCTAACGGACCATGTTATTAAATCTTGGATTGAATTAGGGAGTCTTTACATCCATTCAGTTGAACTGAATCAAGCTGAGAACAGgaatttgaattcttcaaaaTTAACTCAtttgtttggaaaaattatatatttatcctTTCTATCACTTTATCCGTAATGTTTTcctaatgttttaatttttacaatgtcTCCCTAATTTACCATTAGGGTTTTATTATTCCCCTTTTGTGACCTAAAATTACCAAAATGCTTCCGATCTACAATTTCCTAAAtttttgctcttttctttttcattttttattttttgtttatcagattttttaagtgattgtgagagattacTTATAGGACTCACCTAACCAGATAAGTAGTTGAACATCCATATTTTtattgagatatgattttttgctacctcaagacacaactcttgaccacTCCTAtctagtaaaagtaaaagtagcAACGTGAGCAACGGTAGCCAGAAGTTGTGTTTTGGGatgacaatgtatcatatctcatttttatttggtcagatggGTCTTATAAGTGACCTCTTACAATCACTTGtctaaattctcttaaattcgaacaaataattatagaccaTCCTATCCTAATTTGCAACCCAAATGATAGAATAAGGGagatattacaaaaattaaacattaaaaaacattgcaaatataaaatattagttaGAGGGAAATATTTGTTTCGCATGTACACGTGAGTAGTAGCCAATGCAAGAGGCAACTGCCGAAGTCGCGTCTATAAGAATAGGGTGAGTTGGGGTGTAAACGAGTTGAACTACTCGCAAGCTTATTCAGGATTGGCTCGATTTAAACTCGACTCGTATTCgaatcaattattaaatgagctgtTCGTGAATACGaaaatatgtttgattattaaacgatacaaacttgtataaactcgactcgactcggttaaagctcgtgaacctgCTTGTATAAGGATTGACTCACTTATTAAGGCTCAAtttgtgtgtatgtatataatttatatattaatttgttaatatatatttatttttataatatagtatattaataaacatgTGATAAGcgcatgttttattattaatgctattaaaataatatgtgcttctcacatgccaagtgATACATGTAAATTTCATACGTGAGttttatgaaatttcctacaaaccagtttataagaaatttttatccttaaaaaaaatcgtAGATTTGTCTAAAcctgagattaaaaaaaatcgtATATTTGTCTAAAcctgagattaaaaaaaattaaaaaaatcatatttttggCTATAAATGAAGACGAAAGAGGCGCTCCTTTCTAGCTACTCACTTTGCTCAACGGCTCCTGCTCATCCTAGCTACTCGATCTCcagcttcttcttcctcttccgtACTCAAAACTCCGGTTCTATATAGATATACCAATGGCCTCCGCTTCCGCCAAcacagagaagaagagaaacgcTAGCTTTCGTCTTCCCAAGAGAGGCCAGGTCAAAGCTCAGATGTTTGACAGCTTGGGCAGGACGTTTGTCTCCGCCGCATCCAAGGTGGGTAAAGCGCTAGGAAGAGCAGCCGGTAGTGGTGGGAACTCCGCCGCTTCAACCCCGCCTCCAAGCGCCTACAATTCCGATGGGAACTCCGATATCTCCTAGAGATGATACTGTGCTTTGTACGTCCATGCTTTTGCagccttttcctacttggagaAGGCGGTCCCTCGATCTGCCTGATCAGTGATCTAATAGATGATGTAATTGGAAAGAGGCAGTTTATGTATGAAGGTGTTCGGCTTTGTATCTTTGGTTTTAAAATATCATTATCTTTATGTTTTCCTGTAAATttgttagttaattaatttctgatgcatttgatgttagatcatgCATTTACTGCTTGTTTTCATTGGAGATTTATCTTGATTTCTTATGTTTGTTCATTCAAGGTTCAGACATAGGGGAATCCAAGTTTGGAAAATTCTTGGCTTGTTGCTCCCACGCGTCTACAATTTCCTCCAATGGTTTGATTTGGTTCCTTTTCCGAGCTAAAAATTACGCACCGTTTGGCAAACTATTTCTATTTATCTAAAaagctcaaatttaaaatattcacatatttctatatcacatcaatactGCCGCCAACAACCCCTTCCGCCCCAATGAATCTCGCGAGCTCCCCAATCCCACGGACGATCCTCGCCGGCGGCACGCCCACGGTGAACGCTGCTATGTGCTCGAACGCCATTGCCTGCAGGAGAGCGTCGCCGGCGAGCACCGCCAAGGTTTCGCCGAAGGCCTTGTGGCTCGTGGGCTTTCCGCGGCGAAGATGGTCGTTGTCCATGCAAGGAGGGTCGTCGTGGATCAGAGACATGGTGTGGATCATCTCCACAGCGCAAGCGGCGGGCATGGCCATACGTTCGGTGCCACCGACGAACTTGCAGGCGGCGATGCAGAGGATGGGGCCGACTCGCTTGCCGCCGGCGAGGAGGGAGTTGCGCATGGCCTCGTAGAGCTTCTGCGGCTCTTTCAGCGAAACGGCGGAGTCGAGGGCTTGGTTGATGGCAATTGACTTTTTGGGCCATGTAATTTTTGAAACTGAAGGTGGGGTTTGATTCGATCGTTTGAACTTTCAATAGCCATGGTCAACACCGCTGAGTCAGAGCGAGACGAAAAGGGTGGAGATGGGTCGGTGTCGTTCTGagaatgcatatatatatatatatatatatatatatatatatatatatatataataggggaATTAGTAGGAGGAATATTGCATAACATTAAGATGGCGTTTTAAAATGCTTCTAAGTGTCCTGTTGGTAATAGCTTCCCGTACTTTTTGATAATTTCCTCCTGTAAAAGGCAGAATAGTAGAGACAATGATTCTACTCAATAAGTCCATATGAGACACATGTAAAAGGCAGAATAGTAGAGACAATGATTCTACTGAATAAGTCCATATGAGACACATGATGAGATActgtttcaaaaaaattcagtgAGATTTTTGCGGCGAAAGATGTCAGTGAGATTTGTCTTGTCTTTTATAAAGGAGACAATATTCCAAGTGTTTTTTTCCAGGGAGACGCTGATATGGGGGAAGAAGGGCGGCACTGGTTATAGCGCAATGCCGTGGAAGCTGCGTAGGCGTAGCTTTTGAGTCTCTCAGCTTTACCGTTTTGaagagggtgttttttttttttttttttttttttttttttttttttttattttgtttgaaaacgtcttggtttttttattttattttattttatttttgaaaagagaaaataaaaaggataataatttttatttatttttcaaacgaaAACCTTTACTgcaatttttttccccttagaATTGGCCGGTTCCTGACAGCTATTTTGCCCTCTGCGTTCATGGGCTACAATGCATAATGGTCGTGTATGTGCAATGTATCATGTAATTATGTATGTAAATTGAATTGCAAGCATGCTTTCCACGTGCACATTAGGTATGTACCTAATTCATTGCACATAATACacagagaaaaataaacttGAAATAAGTTAAATCTAAATATAACCATTTTATGCTTTTACTTgcttgttgaatttgaaaatagcAGCAAACAATCTCCGCAAACTGAATTTTTACTTGGTTATTCTTATtggagaaatgtttggttttattcttttgtacATTTCGTGTAAAATACGTGCAAATCTACCATTAAGTCTATAGAACACATGTGGGTTCTATAGATTGAGTAGTGGACTTGCAAAAAAGAAGCGAAAAAGATGGACAAGAGAATACTATCAAACACATTTCTTCTTTCTAtgacaataataaaaatacgaAACTAAACTACTTTCCCATATCGTAAGTGGGTAAAAATTGTTAGAACTTAAATTATAGGGGAAAGTTCACATATCCCTTAAACAACCATCCAATTGATAATACCTCCttccaaattttcaattgggacaatgtctttcccaaactaccaaaaattgaaaatgtctCCCCattgactaaaatacccttaataaataaataaataaaattctaaaaaaaactaggtacttttttttaaaaaaaaaaaaaatcgcttttcgaaaagaaatgaaaattacttttttttttctctcgaatttataagggtatttttgtcttatgaAAAACTTTTAGGGTCATTCTTGTCTTTTTTCTGGCATTGGAGGACATGGTtaattgagtgatagtttgagagaaGCATGTGAActtttctctaaattaattgGGTGATAGTTTGGGATTACTGGGGCATAATGATTGCAGCTAGAAGTCATTCTATTTGTATTATAGCAGAGCCTATGGTGGTGGAAGCAATAGCGGCATTGAATGTAGTTGAATTCAGTTGTAATTTAGGGTTGCCTAGTATAATGATGGAGGGTGATTCACTGCAAGTAGTAACTGTGGTCAAGGAAACGGGTCCAAATTAGAGCAAGTATGGACATATTATAGTGGATATTAAAATAGTCCTTCAAGGGCTAAGGAATTGGCAAGATTTGTCATACATTAAGAGAGCAAACAACTATGATTGACAAGCGTTAGTTAAGGCTGCTACCTTACTGCGGCCAGAACCACCACCGTGACAGAGGAGGCCATCGCGATTCCAACTGCTCTTCCAATCAAagctcttgagtcttgaccacAGGGGGCGTGGGTATCCCGCACAAGCCGCTGCTCGTGGCCTTTCAAATCCAAATGGGCAAAGCCCCAATTCGGACCCAAGGCCCACATATCAGGTCTGTGGCAAAATGAGCTACACAACCTTGATCTGCTACCACAGGTTTGACCAAGCAACTAACTGTCTATACTGCTGCATCGTCACAATCGCAGGACCTAAATGGGTATCCAGACACTGGTGCTACCCACTACATTACCTTCAACTTAAGCAATCTGAATATCCACTCGGAGGAGTATGATAGCACCGGTCAGATTCAAGTAGGCAATGGTACCCGCCTCGCCATAAAAAATATCGGCACCTCTAAATTCTCTtcctttaattgtattttacgTCACATTTTACAtgttccaaaaattacaaaaaaaaaaaattactttatgtTCAATTATTTACTTATGATAATAATGCTTTTATGGAATTTCACCCACCTTGTGTTTTTGTCAAGGATCGCTAGTCTCTGAAAATTCTGCATGGCGGCTCAATTAGAAATGGATTGTACCGCTTGTCTGTGAAAATCTGGGTGAAACATTCTCATCTAAACTTGAGGACGAGTTCCTTTCGAAGAAGGGGAGAAATGATGCAGGACGAGACAAGAATAAGTATGTCATtcagttttaattaaattattagtttttgtttgtaatttaataatgggcttggcccacaGTTAATCATTTAAGTTTAAGTTATTTGCCATTTTAAAAGTGGGCTTGGCCCTTGGCCAAAAGTCAATCACATTAAGGTTAGAGTTAAAGTTAGAAtgtctatttaagcataatattatCTTGTAACAAGACAGgttatgatttatacaaaaatagatgttttgttttgagatgTGATTTCTCGTCTCTTTTTGGTGGTGAGATACTGCCAAAGCCAGTGGGATTCTGGTTTCTACTTCCCTATTGTTAGTTTGGTGAGATTCTAGGTTAACAAAATGtttatctttataatttttattttgttttaatttttgctgTGTCACAACTCATGGCAAGTTTTGCAACCAACCTGTGGCAGCATTGCTTCAGAGAGGGAGGACATCAACATGTTGAGAATCAATTGATCCTGTTGAGCCCATCAAAGGGATTCACGGTTGACAACAATGATGAGGGTGACATAGCTGCCAACGAAGCCATAGAGGTGAAGTCCTCGGAGGTAAGGTTCAACTTGGGCACGCCAAGTGAGGAAATTGTTTTTAGTGAGCTTGGCGGTGACCAGGTGGGGAAAATTTGAAATCGGTGGTGGGGTGTTGGGTTGCTGGGGTTGGGTTCACTACAAATAAAAgggcatttatggacggttttttttagacggttttaaaaaccgactaaaaaataaaatttgcagacggttttttcgaaaccgtctgtaaaaaatttattatggacggtttaaatttagagacggtttctaaaccgtctgtaaatattatttccagacggtttagttaaaaccgtttgaaattttatggacggtttttaccaaaccgtctggaaaaatTTTTCACATGCCATGTTATCGATCCTCATGATACCCCCTTATTTCACCACATCCATCCGATTTCTTTCTCAACCAAAATACAACCGTCCGATTAAAACCTTCACACACACTAGCTGTATTGAAAACCTTCACGCACACTGTATTCTTAAAACCATcgatctcttctctctctctcgttcttcttcttcctccagcCTAATCCCAAAATTtctcgtctctctctgtctcgctATCTTactaatctttctttttttttttttttttttttttttttttttttttttttcagaagacGACGACCCACCCCACTGCAGCATGACTCGGTCGCCAGTGACGGAGATCTAGGCGTTGAGGTctcgcggggggggggggggggttggttTTGACGTCGTGGTGACGGAGATCAAGGCTTCGAACTCCGATCCGCTCCAGGCCAGATTTTTGGAAGATCGGGTTCGATCTTCCACTTTTTCTCCCCTTTTGAACTCTCTTGAAACTGTGTGTTGGCcggattttaattttgggttggatTTCATGAGAGGAGGAAGGGAAAGATTTCGCTGGCCCTTGAAGAAGTTTCCGacgaaggagaaaaaaaaaaaaaaaaaaaaaaaaaaaaaaaaaaaaaaaaaacagttaacGCCAAAAACGAGAAAAATTCTAAACGTATTTAGACATTCTGGACGATCCTAGCTGaaatattaacatatatatatatatatatatatatatatatatatatatatatatatatatataaaagaaataaatcgaGTCATCaggaagaaaag
Coding sequences:
- the LOC133876829 gene encoding geranylgeranyl pyrophosphate synthase, chloroplastic-like, with product MASSVTVVVLAAFKRSNQTPPSVSKITWPKKSIAINQALDSAVSLKEPQKLYEAMRNSLLAGGKRVGPILCIAACKFVGGTERMAMPAACAVEMIHTMSLIHDDPPCMDNDHLRRGKPTSHKAFGETLAVLAGDALLQAMAFEHIAAFTVGVPPARIVRGIGELARFIGAEGVVGGSIDVI